The Bacillus sp. DX3.1 genome has a segment encoding these proteins:
- a CDS encoding SpaA isopeptide-forming pilin-related protein, whose translation MLKRSYQMLLIVMSMLLVVLNFVFPLTKASAEVINHEKYEMNWSHSPIYGKDLRTELLKNANGQIAYCLTYGKLSPNGDDLPEMGRTDNVVYKVLLNGYPQKSPEELGVSDWKEGHYATQLSVWAALGQIDISEVQHKNANVAKAVKSIIDGANASQETQEMYMNVTPTDNQEAKLNGEYFETTTYKIESNAKNGVFTVQLANAPTGTKVVSTNGEAKQQFNLGEQFRILIPKSSQTGNFSLKVTSNLSKLQAVAYKGTDSVQDATVLLEKNEEKVSADLRVNWKSLGGLKVVKVGEQKELLQGAVFEVVNSANEKVGTMTTNEQGTASLSGLEMGNYTLKEVKAPTGYVLNDQPQKIEVKTGEIATITVQNAKVKGNIQIKKLSDNGKILPKVEFSVYTVDGKEVTKAVTDEQGIAQVKDLPYGQYYFVETKGVEGYLINKTKYPFQIKEQGNTLSFTVENKEVKGNVQLLKVDGENPDKKLEGATFILQDSKGKKISEHKTDKNGLIQVNDLSFGSYVFVEKQAPTGYVLTKEPIPFNISENGKTIELTAKNKGIIGSLEITKVDVANGNNKLPGAEFTIFNEKGEEVVKGKTDQNGIAKFAILPYGKYTYRETLAPEGYLINEETFSFQIKENGQIIKHTVKDEKKPTPPTPHQPEQPQTPEQPKVTEKPVLPQLEKPQQIVKQPQPEKTPHKVETKLPETGGKAENPYVKWIGFACIALGLVGAVFAFRNRKKAQ comes from the coding sequence ATGTTGAAACGATCGTATCAAATGTTACTCATTGTCATGAGTATGCTTCTTGTTGTTCTAAATTTTGTATTTCCACTTACGAAAGCGAGTGCTGAAGTCATTAATCATGAGAAATATGAAATGAACTGGAGTCATAGCCCTATTTACGGGAAAGACCTTCGGACAGAATTACTAAAGAATGCCAATGGCCAAATTGCGTACTGTTTAACTTATGGAAAATTAAGTCCGAACGGTGATGATCTTCCAGAGATGGGACGTACAGATAATGTTGTATACAAAGTTCTTCTAAATGGATATCCGCAAAAGAGTCCAGAAGAATTAGGTGTTTCCGATTGGAAAGAGGGTCATTATGCCACTCAGCTTAGTGTTTGGGCGGCATTAGGTCAAATTGACATTAGTGAAGTTCAGCATAAGAATGCGAATGTTGCAAAAGCCGTAAAATCGATTATTGATGGGGCAAACGCAAGCCAGGAAACACAAGAAATGTACATGAACGTAACGCCAACAGACAATCAAGAAGCGAAGCTAAATGGTGAGTACTTTGAAACGACAACGTATAAAATTGAAAGTAACGCTAAGAATGGTGTATTTACAGTTCAACTAGCGAATGCACCAACAGGAACAAAAGTTGTTTCAACAAACGGAGAAGCGAAACAACAGTTCAATTTAGGAGAACAATTCCGTATCCTGATACCGAAATCCTCTCAAACTGGCAATTTTTCCTTGAAAGTAACTTCTAATCTTTCTAAGTTGCAAGCAGTAGCCTACAAGGGAACTGATAGTGTGCAAGATGCTACTGTTTTATTAGAAAAGAATGAAGAAAAGGTAAGCGCGGATTTACGTGTAAACTGGAAATCCCTTGGTGGATTAAAAGTTGTAAAAGTAGGGGAGCAGAAAGAATTGTTACAAGGTGCTGTATTTGAAGTTGTTAACAGTGCAAACGAAAAAGTAGGCACAATGACTACAAATGAACAAGGTACAGCAAGCCTTTCTGGTTTAGAAATGGGAAATTATACACTGAAAGAAGTGAAAGCACCTACTGGTTATGTACTGAATGACCAACCGCAAAAGATTGAAGTGAAAACGGGTGAGATTGCAACAATTACGGTACAAAACGCTAAAGTAAAAGGAAACATCCAAATTAAGAAGTTAAGTGACAACGGGAAAATCCTTCCAAAAGTAGAATTTTCTGTGTATACGGTAGATGGGAAAGAAGTTACTAAAGCTGTTACAGATGAGCAAGGGATTGCTCAAGTTAAGGATCTTCCATATGGACAGTACTATTTTGTTGAGACGAAAGGTGTAGAAGGATACCTTATCAATAAAACAAAGTACCCATTCCAGATTAAAGAGCAAGGAAATACGCTTTCATTTACCGTTGAGAATAAAGAAGTGAAAGGGAATGTGCAACTTCTCAAAGTAGATGGAGAAAATCCGGATAAAAAACTGGAAGGTGCAACATTTATTCTTCAGGACAGTAAAGGGAAGAAAATCAGTGAACATAAAACGGATAAAAACGGTTTGATTCAAGTAAATGATTTATCGTTCGGATCATATGTGTTTGTGGAAAAACAAGCACCAACCGGTTATGTACTTACAAAAGAACCAATTCCTTTTAACATTTCTGAGAATGGGAAGACAATTGAATTAACCGCAAAAAATAAAGGTATTATAGGCTCTTTAGAAATAACAAAGGTAGATGTAGCGAATGGTAATAACAAATTGCCAGGTGCTGAGTTTACCATCTTTAATGAAAAGGGCGAAGAAGTTGTAAAAGGAAAAACGGATCAAAATGGCATTGCGAAATTTGCAATATTACCTTATGGCAAGTACACATACCGTGAAACGCTCGCGCCAGAAGGTTATTTAATCAACGAGGAAACATTCTCTTTCCAGATTAAAGAAAACGGCCAGATTATTAAACATACGGTGAAGGATGAGAAGAAACCAACGCCACCAACACCACATCAACCGGAGCAACCACAGACACCAGAGCAACCAAAAGTAACAGAAAAACCGGTTCTACCACAACTAGAGAAACCACAACAAATTGTGAAACAACCACAACCAGAAAAAACACCACATAAAGTAGAAACAAAACTCCCAGAAACAGGCGGGAAAGCGGAAAATCCATATGTAAAATGGATTGGCTTTGCTTGTATTGCACTTGGCTTAGTAGGAGCGGTATTTGCATTCAGAAACCGTAAAAAAGCACAATAA
- a CDS encoding LPD25 domain-containing protein: MLEVMFTKSTTPEIKSFQKMSLQDACKITYRLEQELQEQENIIHVDFHILDQDSEEMYAGTLSLGSGYASHLYEHVENKLSTMEMDEDQEKQKEELLQLMKQDIEEFLQEIAPPKEIEEPEEKKRVKEEQHANKGVSLEQGKRNKKHLFQIIGGAVGGIVVGAVSVFSLYTVPTNSVEARTDQPDTHLVKGLQQASIQQYPKAIQEFEKLDYKQLDKESQKAVLFSYLLSGKANKAIQYEAKFAESVVAYYIGIDNMKKINEIDIKNDVIDFEKAVLNKKYKDVIRLKAKVNMDGRREKLVAEAYVNQKKFDECFTFAKTQGNKTLMKEVKELQKKDVGQSTLSEEEKKAKIEKIDKELSEI; this comes from the coding sequence ATGTTAGAGGTCATGTTTACCAAAAGCACAACACCAGAGATTAAAAGTTTTCAAAAGATGTCCTTACAGGATGCTTGTAAGATTACGTATCGATTAGAACAAGAGTTACAGGAACAAGAAAATATCATCCATGTAGATTTTCATATTTTAGATCAAGATAGTGAAGAAATGTATGCAGGGACATTGTCCTTAGGTTCTGGTTATGCTTCTCATTTGTATGAACATGTAGAAAATAAACTTTCTACTATGGAAATGGATGAAGATCAAGAGAAGCAAAAAGAGGAACTTTTACAACTCATGAAACAAGATATTGAAGAATTTTTACAAGAGATTGCTCCACCTAAAGAAATAGAAGAACCAGAAGAAAAAAAGAGAGTGAAAGAGGAACAACATGCTAATAAAGGGGTTTCTTTAGAGCAGGGAAAGAGGAATAAAAAACATTTGTTTCAAATTATTGGAGGAGCAGTTGGAGGGATTGTAGTAGGAGCTGTAAGTGTTTTTTCCTTGTATACTGTCCCAACGAATTCAGTTGAGGCAAGAACGGATCAGCCAGATACGCATTTAGTGAAAGGGCTTCAACAAGCTTCTATTCAGCAATATCCCAAGGCAATTCAAGAGTTTGAAAAGTTGGATTATAAACAACTAGATAAAGAGAGTCAAAAAGCAGTCCTTTTTTCTTACTTATTAAGTGGAAAAGCAAATAAGGCCATACAGTATGAAGCAAAATTTGCTGAGAGTGTAGTAGCTTACTATATCGGAATCGACAATATGAAAAAAATAAATGAGATTGATATTAAAAATGATGTGATTGATTTTGAAAAGGCAGTACTCAATAAGAAATATAAGGATGTGATCCGATTAAAAGCAAAAGTCAATATGGATGGTAGACGTGAAAAACTTGTAGCCGAAGCATATGTAAATCAGAAAAAATTTGATGAGTGCTTTACTTTTGCAAAAACGCAAGGAAATAAAACTCTTATGAAGGAGGTAAAAGAGTTACAAAAAAAGGATGTGGGGCAATCCACTCTTAGTGAAGAAGAAAAGAAAGCTAAGATTGAAAAAATCGATAAGGAATTAAGCGAAATCTAA
- a CDS encoding helix-turn-helix transcriptional regulator — MEDVLQLFRDALSITEPIYKQNEQLWRKWNSYYVDVEADNSKIVTSEYLSPSFSMLVQWVKQQQGKGISALDIFKNIDTYKVIIQETIDVFIAQEFRNEETVDTITCTPMIEPDANIAHENYLEVNNSAVYYKLRDGIAKNQFEEDENTKLKSYPIETKDSNGIAQLSSHKDEDLRLTNIEEAARWNTLVDGVMSNMDDLTADVLDTITIQWLNEANSPDEFIDFSYEQVLEMCSISKAKANGVEYYRVEDKIKVAKRIAVLASIFIYLNDENEVVVLNDRAETGKHYEVKREVIKRLFVLDSVVLWRDKNTNEYMGIESCRIKPGSFLSSYLYGSNSTTALLSKKALEYNSYRHKYHKRLIRYLTWQWRIRQMFSNLKRPYSIGGDKGLLAVMGINQKQKPNRIRDQLENVLIDLEKEGVISRWGYDKGLDEDQLAKKNWFKNYYSQLGIVILPPKELIHSMENLAKKKTIDVIHEENQPVKIIEKPLDMNENEQLIRNRIEFMHMRKNITMRELSAEIGISQPTLSRFYNKKTKRLSGTARDKLNQWYKRQIIIDKM, encoded by the coding sequence ATGGAAGACGTTCTACAATTGTTTAGAGATGCATTATCAATAACAGAACCAATTTATAAACAGAACGAGCAATTGTGGCGTAAATGGAATTCTTACTATGTAGACGTTGAAGCAGATAATAGTAAAATTGTAACTTCAGAATACCTCTCTCCATCATTTTCAATGCTGGTACAGTGGGTGAAGCAGCAACAAGGAAAAGGCATTTCAGCTTTAGATATATTTAAAAATATAGATACTTACAAAGTAATAATTCAAGAGACAATAGATGTCTTTATAGCCCAAGAATTTCGTAATGAAGAAACAGTTGATACTATAACATGTACACCAATGATTGAACCTGATGCGAATATAGCGCATGAAAATTATTTAGAAGTAAATAATTCCGCTGTTTATTATAAGTTAAGAGATGGGATAGCAAAGAATCAATTTGAGGAAGATGAAAATACAAAATTAAAATCATATCCCATTGAAACGAAAGATAGTAATGGAATAGCACAGCTTTCATCTCATAAAGACGAAGATCTAAGGTTAACGAATATTGAAGAAGCCGCAAGATGGAACACATTAGTAGATGGTGTAATGAGCAATATGGATGATTTAACAGCGGACGTATTAGATACCATCACAATTCAATGGCTAAATGAAGCAAACTCACCTGATGAATTTATAGATTTTTCATATGAACAAGTTTTAGAAATGTGCAGTATTTCAAAAGCAAAAGCAAATGGTGTTGAATATTATAGAGTTGAAGATAAGATTAAGGTAGCTAAACGTATAGCGGTTCTAGCAAGTATTTTTATATACTTAAATGATGAGAATGAAGTAGTCGTACTAAATGATCGCGCTGAAACAGGTAAACATTATGAAGTAAAGCGTGAGGTAATTAAAAGGTTATTTGTATTAGATTCTGTAGTGCTTTGGAGAGATAAAAATACAAATGAATACATGGGTATAGAATCGTGCCGAATTAAACCGGGAAGTTTCTTATCCAGTTATCTATATGGATCTAATAGCACTACTGCACTATTATCAAAAAAGGCTCTTGAATATAATAGTTATAGACACAAATACCATAAAAGATTAATTCGTTATTTGACATGGCAGTGGAGAATTCGTCAAATGTTTTCTAACTTAAAAAGGCCCTATTCTATAGGGGGAGATAAAGGGTTATTAGCGGTAATGGGCATAAACCAAAAGCAAAAGCCTAACCGTATTCGTGATCAATTAGAAAATGTTTTGATTGATTTAGAAAAAGAAGGTGTAATTTCCCGTTGGGGATATGATAAAGGTTTAGACGAGGATCAATTGGCGAAGAAGAATTGGTTTAAAAATTATTATTCACAGTTAGGAATAGTAATACTACCACCTAAAGAATTAATTCATTCAATGGAAAACTTAGCAAAGAAGAAGACTATTGATGTAATACATGAGGAAAATCAACCAGTAAAAATTATAGAAAAACCCTTGGATATGAATGAAAATGAACAGCTAATTCGGAATAGAATAGAATTTATGCATATGAGAAAGAACATAACCATGCGAGAGCTCTCAGCAGAGATAGGCATATCACAGCCCACTCTATCTAGATTCTATAATAAAAAAACAAAGCGTCTCTCTGGAACTGCGAGAGACAAATTAAACCAATGGTATAAAAGACAAATAATCATCGATAAAATGTAA
- a CDS encoding TraM recognition domain-containing protein: protein MLGVIQKRSRVLQLVKDVNGGGKDVSIVKARDEAYQEVTEEVNRSKKNFIFIFDPKGNFYEDTHQQKQAQGYHIVRHNLLTDSDPVQLEHYQKVVMYISMDTVTSTYEDRGEALSHFLHFLTERKKIRPIHLVFYQFDLYPIPHMEQFLKESATYHIRTSIVVESHSVLQRIYGKRGAKRIATSCQTTVLA, encoded by the coding sequence ATGCTAGGAGTAATTCAAAAGCGCTCTAGGGTTCTACAGTTGGTGAAAGATGTGAATGGAGGGGGAAAGGATGTCAGTATTGTAAAAGCTCGTGACGAGGCTTATCAAGAGGTTACCGAAGAGGTGAATAGATCGAAAAAAAATTTCATTTTCATTTTTGATCCAAAGGGCAATTTTTATGAAGATACACATCAACAAAAACAGGCACAAGGATATCACATTGTAAGACATAATTTGTTAACTGATTCCGATCCTGTACAACTAGAACACTATCAAAAAGTTGTGATGTATATCAGCATGGATACGGTAACCAGTACCTATGAAGATAGAGGAGAAGCATTATCTCATTTTCTTCACTTTTTAACGGAACGGAAAAAAATCCGACCGATTCATCTCGTGTTTTATCAATTTGATCTCTATCCCATCCCTCATATGGAGCAGTTTTTAAAGGAAAGTGCTACTTATCATATTCGAACTTCCATCGTAGTAGAGTCTCATTCCGTTTTACAACGTATATACGGAAAACGTGGAGCGAAACGAATTGCAACCTCGTGTCAGACAACAGTTCTAGCATAG
- a CDS encoding ParM/StbA family protein: MKLNYFVEDDNGNSEKKITINGEMMKFPNTYSYVYKEPVPQDKKIEELVYGLIHNMDVAVNSSALKGQVAQRVFVGERAIRSGEDLQNLNIRSNRGKHKQDTTIMTTVSAIACRAVQDMFKKENSLEEGTNVEVNVLMVTALPASEWTKEKAKQLSDRFTNSSHHVTVTVGDIRIYVTLKFEKVIVVQEGTVALFALIEDGKGNYRNDDLFDEFKEMYAMKDITGEYFREKRLLHIDVGDGTTEYVVTKGYDYDNDHSSGERHGIGHAIERAKKDFEDEWGFSVERQEFAGYLKEEHPKYYEDAKKFLARAKFNLADEVLDTAETKLQDLKYDVDVVVVYGGGSIQLKENLFEDLKEICDSKKIKILWIKPKYATEMNVKGMTVFSSIALQKEQVK; the protein is encoded by the coding sequence ATGAAATTAAATTACTTTGTAGAAGATGACAATGGGAATTCTGAGAAAAAGATTACGATTAATGGAGAAATGATGAAATTTCCAAATACGTATAGTTACGTGTATAAAGAACCTGTTCCACAAGATAAAAAAATTGAAGAGTTAGTGTATGGATTAATTCATAACATGGATGTTGCTGTTAATTCGTCAGCATTAAAAGGTCAAGTAGCTCAGAGAGTTTTTGTTGGGGAACGTGCTATACGTTCAGGTGAAGACCTTCAAAACCTTAACATTAGATCAAACCGAGGTAAACATAAACAAGATACTACAATTATGACAACCGTTAGTGCAATTGCTTGTCGTGCGGTTCAAGATATGTTTAAAAAAGAGAACTCTTTAGAAGAAGGTACAAATGTAGAAGTGAATGTTTTAATGGTTACAGCTTTACCAGCCAGTGAATGGACGAAAGAAAAAGCAAAACAACTTTCTGACAGATTTACAAATAGTAGTCATCACGTAACTGTTACTGTTGGTGATATAAGAATTTATGTAACTTTAAAATTTGAAAAGGTTATCGTTGTACAAGAAGGAACGGTCGCACTATTTGCATTGATTGAAGATGGAAAAGGTAACTATAGAAATGACGACTTATTTGATGAATTTAAAGAAATGTATGCTATGAAAGATATAACAGGTGAATATTTCCGTGAGAAACGTCTTCTTCATATAGATGTGGGCGACGGAACTACAGAATATGTTGTTACTAAAGGATATGATTATGATAATGACCATTCTTCTGGAGAAAGACATGGTATAGGTCATGCGATTGAACGTGCTAAAAAAGACTTTGAAGATGAATGGGGATTCTCTGTAGAAAGACAAGAGTTTGCTGGATATCTAAAAGAAGAGCATCCTAAATATTATGAGGATGCTAAGAAATTTCTAGCAAGAGCAAAGTTCAATTTGGCTGATGAAGTGTTAGATACTGCGGAAACTAAATTACAAGATTTAAAATATGATGTAGACGTAGTTGTTGTCTATGGTGGTGGAAGCATTCAATTAAAAGAAAATCTTTTCGAGGACTTAAAAGAAATTTGTGATTCTAAAAAAATTAAAATACTATGGATTAAACCCAAGTATGCAACAGAAATGAATGTAAAAGGTATGACAGTATTCAGCTCAATTGCACTTCAAAAAGAACAAGTAAAATAG
- a CDS encoding AAA family ATPase yields MFQTNEIVNINKNLKIVGRIGTGKTTILKELSTKLDNVMVLDFRGEYENLEESFEGDKLDVINLYNLTCSEIKLSKEIIDLAKQHDYVIIDETYYLFADELNEFLSFLQKMKEANTKVIASFQTLPPIEIDIEFPQFIVLNQ; encoded by the coding sequence ATGTTCCAAACAAATGAGATAGTGAACATAAATAAAAATTTAAAGATTGTTGGTCGTATTGGTACAGGTAAAACAACAATTTTAAAAGAACTTTCTACCAAGTTGGATAACGTAATGGTTTTAGACTTTCGTGGGGAGTATGAAAATCTTGAAGAATCGTTTGAGGGAGATAAATTAGATGTTATAAATCTATACAATCTGACCTGTTCAGAAATTAAATTAAGCAAAGAAATAATCGATTTAGCTAAACAACATGACTATGTAATAATTGATGAAACGTATTACTTATTTGCTGATGAATTAAATGAATTTTTATCATTTTTACAAAAAATGAAAGAAGCGAACACAAAAGTAATAGCGAGTTTTCAAACACTACCTCCAATAGAAATTGATATTGAGTTTCCTCAATTCATTGTGCTAAATCAATGA
- a CDS encoding helix-turn-helix transcriptional regulator: MNIFSERLRKLRQERSWTMKELGERISEVAGSSFSSASVSNWEKKGSEPPYNILAAIAQIFDVSADYLIGISETPTQNSESPTEKIEHKQDIINNVELYLTISEHEKKQDIYTKVKELHQQILILPTEKQERLEKELTEYLRFFGYKYDQLHVDFVNFTNYLQHELKASKY, from the coding sequence ATGAATATTTTTAGCGAACGTTTACGAAAATTACGCCAAGAACGCAGTTGGACAATGAAAGAATTAGGGGAAAGGATAAGCGAAGTTGCAGGTTCTTCTTTTAGTTCAGCTTCTGTATCGAATTGGGAAAAGAAAGGATCAGAACCACCTTACAATATTCTTGCTGCAATAGCACAAATTTTTGATGTCAGTGCTGATTATCTCATAGGAATTAGTGAGACACCTACTCAAAATAGTGAATCTCCTACAGAAAAAATTGAGCATAAACAAGATATAATTAATAATGTAGAACTATATTTAACAATAAGCGAACATGAAAAAAAACAAGATATATATACAAAGGTAAAAGAGTTACATCAACAAATTCTTATATTACCTACTGAAAAACAGGAACGATTAGAAAAAGAGCTGACTGAATATCTTAGGTTTTTTGGATACAAATACGATCAATTACATGTAGATTTCGTTAATTTCACCAATTATCTTCAACATGAACTAAAGGCCTCTAAATATTAG
- a CDS encoding helix-turn-helix transcriptional regulator: MLLHERQSKDFSLTQLGQKINIKPQVLHAIEKGKTSVNSERAEKIANFFNKPVEYFFVPTYYRVRE; encoded by the coding sequence ATGTTACTACATGAACGTCAATCCAAAGATTTCTCTTTAACACAACTTGGTCAAAAAATTAATATTAAACCTCAAGTTCTTCATGCAATTGAAAAAGGAAAAACAAGTGTTAATTCTGAACGAGCAGAAAAAATCGCTAATTTTTTTAACAAACCAGTAGAATACTTTTTTGTACCAACTTATTACAGGGTTCGAGAATAA
- a CDS encoding Replicase RepFR55, whose amino-acid sequence MLLQNFLLSRAKAELSLTIKHLSKTHGAINQAIKQVTSYIDNIVLDCEGVTTKDFLTKRKYEALETVLSYLVQEGYSQVKQDHISKKSGISKPIINYVFNWLQDLGVCQQIKVRRHGKIAPSIYILTIHNNYLKIIEYFKVKWAVTIDVCSTFTEILKKKIFKSNAVSEHEEQNVSSNGIDILNFEELAKTNTFTQNTTDRSQDIDEYLSEDQKKAYQYIMSQPVTYLTEKNAYTIALRMPRNIDTYQRWDFEECIEWFKYNNAETSNPAHFMKMYSEKTKQRNKRNANFECEEKYESTFNFHNWIDDPKFDPILRKLNTNQH is encoded by the coding sequence GTGTTACTTCAAAACTTTTTGCTGAGTCGAGCAAAAGCTGAATTAAGCCTTACAATCAAACACTTATCTAAAACACATGGTGCTATTAATCAAGCAATTAAACAAGTTACTAGTTATATTGATAATATAGTCTTAGATTGTGAGGGTGTTACTACAAAAGATTTCCTCACCAAACGTAAATATGAAGCTTTAGAAACAGTTTTATCATATTTAGTACAAGAAGGGTATTCCCAAGTAAAGCAAGATCATATTAGTAAAAAATCTGGTATTTCAAAACCAATTATTAATTACGTGTTTAATTGGTTGCAAGATTTGGGAGTATGCCAACAGATTAAAGTACGAAGACACGGTAAAATTGCCCCTTCGATTTACATTTTAACCATACATAACAATTACTTAAAAATTATAGAATACTTCAAGGTAAAGTGGGCTGTAACAATTGATGTATGCTCTACTTTCACTGAAATTTTAAAGAAGAAAATCTTCAAGAGCAATGCTGTATCCGAACATGAAGAACAGAATGTTTCATCCAATGGCATAGATATTTTAAATTTTGAAGAACTAGCAAAAACGAATACTTTTACACAAAATACTACTGATAGATCCCAAGATATAGATGAATATTTAAGTGAAGATCAGAAAAAAGCATACCAATATATTATGAGCCAACCTGTCACATATTTAACAGAAAAGAATGCTTATACAATTGCTTTAAGAATGCCAAGAAATATCGACACCTATCAGCGATGGGATTTTGAAGAATGCATCGAATGGTTCAAATATAATAATGCTGAAACAAGCAATCCTGCTCATTTTATGAAGATGTATTCTGAAAAAACTAAACAAAGAAACAAACGTAACGCTAACTTTGAATGTGAAGAAAAATATGAAAGTACATTCAATTTTCACAATTGGATTGATGACCCAAAGTTTGATCCTATACTGCGAAAATTGAATACAAATCAACACTAA
- a CDS encoding DUF3967 domain-containing protein, whose translation MQERSFWTKEVAEQLEIGTSTLRKWCLALEQENYSFVKGAKNSRAFVQKDIQVLEQMKKLIQEAGMSIESAIKVVLSVPFIEDKANIVSKENNRTPSVLPENTITFNKEFIEQLLQEQILLKEKIQQLERIELMNAERLERIENRYNERDSLLLTHVREIQETKQLIVASQNKEEKKWWEFWK comes from the coding sequence TTGCAAGAACGCTCGTTTTGGACAAAAGAAGTTGCGGAACAATTAGAGATAGGAACCAGTACACTAAGAAAATGGTGTTTAGCTTTAGAACAAGAAAACTACTCTTTTGTCAAAGGTGCAAAAAATAGTCGTGCTTTTGTTCAAAAAGATATTCAAGTACTAGAACAGATGAAAAAACTGATCCAAGAAGCTGGGATGAGCATTGAAAGTGCTATAAAGGTTGTTTTATCTGTACCTTTTATTGAAGATAAAGCGAATATTGTTTCAAAAGAAAACAATAGAACGCCTAGCGTTCTACCTGAGAACACAATAACTTTTAATAAAGAGTTTATAGAACAATTACTTCAAGAACAAATATTACTTAAAGAGAAAATTCAACAGCTCGAACGCATAGAATTAATGAATGCCGAACGCTTAGAACGCATAGAGAACAGATATAATGAACGTGATTCTTTACTGTTAACGCATGTTAGAGAAATTCAAGAAACCAAACAACTTATTGTAGCATCACAAAATAAAGAAGAAAAAAAATGGTGGGAATTCTGGAAATAA